One window of Aspergillus oryzae RIB40 DNA, chromosome 3 genomic DNA carries:
- a CDS encoding HAD family hydrolase (predicted protein), with protein sequence MAPHAIVFDLLTALLDSWSLWAEAANNDRKASYRWRTRYLELTFGCGAYRPYEDLVYESAKDAGLPASAPKALIHNWDQMRPWPETKQVLLQLKEKGYRLGVVSNCSAELGRRAVALCGVEFDAFVTAEEAGFYKPHPKAYGTILSALGVEPRDALFVAGSNGDVVGAAAAGMDVVWHNQIGLPRLPGSKPRLEGSSLHVVLDHLRQVESTPSSSTSSRSSRL encoded by the coding sequence ATGGCTCCTCACGCAATTGTCTTCGACCTTCTCACAGCCCTCCTGGACAGCTGGTCCTTATGGGCCGAGGCCGCAAACAATGACCGCAAAGCATCCTACCGGTGGCGCACAAGATATCTCGAGTTAACATTTGGATGCGGCGCATACCGTCCCTATGAAGATCTCGTCTACGAGTCAGCCAAAGATGCCGGCCTCCCGGCCAGTGCACCCAAAGCCCTGATCCACAATTGGGATCAGATGCGCCCTTGGCCCGAGACAAAGCAGGTCTTACTAcagttgaaagaaaaaggatatcGCTTGGGAGTCGTCTCCAACTGTTCTGCGGAACTCGGCCGTCGAGCCGTTGCGTTGTGTGGTGTGGAATTCGATGCATTCGTGACTGCCGAAGAAGCCGGCTTCTATAAGCCTCATCCGAAAGCATACGGTACGATCCTGTCGGCCTTGGGGGTGGAGCCTCGAGATGCTCTCTTTGTCGCAGGCAGCAATGGCGATGTCGTCGGTGCAGCAGCGGCTGGTATGGATGTCGTTTGGCATAACCAAATCGGTCTTCCCAGACTCCCCGGTTCTAAGCCGCGCCTTGAAGGTAGCTCTTTACATGTCGTTCTAGATCACCTCCGACAGGTGGAGTCGACGCCGAGCTCGAGTACGTCTAGCCGGTCATCACGGCTTTAG